Proteins encoded by one window of Monoglobus pectinilyticus:
- a CDS encoding DUF6440 family protein, with translation MEKDRFEKIYSQGILNTTEIWVDTETGINYLYHRDSNAGGLTPLLDREGKPVITAVNR, from the coding sequence ATGGAAAAAGATAGATTTGAAAAAATATATTCACAAGGAATACTAAATACTACAGAAATTTGGGTTGATACAGAAACAGGAATAAACTATCTGTATCACAGAGATTCAAATGCAGGAGGGTTAACACCGCTGCTCGACAGAGAAGGAAAACCTGTTATAACCGCGGTTAACAGATAA
- the ilvB gene encoding biosynthetic-type acetolactate synthase large subunit: MMKNGADIVMECLLEQGVDTVFGYPGGTILNVYDAFYKYSHKIKHILTAHEQGAAHAADGYARSTGRTGVCFATSGPGATNLVTGIATAYMDSIPLIAVTCNVATNWLGKDTFQEVDIVGVTMPITKHNFLVKKASDIAPTFRKAFRIAASGRPGPVLIDITKDATAELADYEKKIPEKVDNYKIDSEVCDFERAIKLIEEAERPLIYAGGGIISSAASRELCKFQEMLDAPVTLSLMGLGAFPASNEAFTGMIGMHGTKTTSLAIKNCDLLIAIGARFSDRVICDPGTFARNAKVLHIDVDSAEIDKNIKTDAYIIGDAKAVLDELNKGLSKQKHPEWMKEIAEWKAEYPVKYKGSEKFSPEDIIKTIKSAVDEDTYLVTDVGQHQIWAAQFFDVDKPRHFVTSGGLGTMGFGLGAAIGTQVANPDSTVINITGDGCFHMNLQELSTAAKEELPVIDVVMNNNVLGMVRQWQRLFYDNRFSNTTLNKRTNYDKVAEGLGANAFTVSNVEELKEALSEALKSKDKPTVINCLINQDHTVLPMVPGGQSIEEPILEIKEDGGEV; encoded by the coding sequence ATGATGAAAAACGGTGCCGATATAGTTATGGAATGCTTGCTGGAGCAGGGGGTTGACACAGTCTTTGGATATCCGGGCGGTACTATTTTAAACGTCTATGACGCATTTTATAAGTACTCTCATAAAATAAAGCACATTTTGACCGCTCATGAACAGGGAGCGGCACACGCGGCTGACGGATATGCCAGGAGCACCGGCAGAACAGGGGTATGTTTTGCAACATCCGGTCCGGGAGCAACAAATTTGGTTACCGGTATAGCCACGGCTTATATGGATTCTATTCCTCTTATTGCCGTTACATGCAACGTCGCCACTAACTGGCTCGGCAAAGATACGTTTCAGGAGGTTGATATTGTCGGTGTGACCATGCCGATAACCAAACATAACTTTTTGGTTAAAAAGGCTTCCGATATAGCGCCTACTTTTAGAAAAGCGTTTAGGATCGCTGCTTCGGGACGTCCGGGACCGGTGCTTATAGATATAACAAAGGACGCTACGGCGGAGCTTGCTGATTATGAGAAAAAGATACCTGAGAAGGTAGATAATTATAAAATAGACAGTGAAGTTTGTGATTTTGAAAGAGCAATAAAACTTATTGAAGAAGCTGAACGTCCACTTATATATGCGGGCGGAGGAATTATTTCATCTGCGGCGTCTAGAGAACTGTGTAAGTTTCAGGAAATGCTGGACGCACCTGTCACATTGTCATTAATGGGGCTTGGGGCTTTTCCGGCCAGCAATGAAGCGTTTACCGGAATGATTGGTATGCACGGTACAAAAACCACGTCGCTGGCAATTAAAAATTGTGATTTACTGATTGCAATCGGCGCGAGATTCTCGGATAGGGTTATTTGTGATCCGGGGACGTTTGCCAGAAATGCGAAAGTATTACATATTGATGTTGACAGCGCTGAAATTGATAAAAATATCAAGACTGACGCTTATATAATCGGAGATGCAAAAGCAGTTTTGGATGAGCTTAACAAGGGCTTATCAAAGCAAAAGCATCCTGAATGGATGAAGGAAATAGCAGAGTGGAAAGCTGAGTATCCAGTTAAATATAAGGGCAGTGAGAAATTTTCACCTGAGGATATAATAAAAACAATAAAAAGTGCAGTAGATGAAGATACATATTTAGTTACAGATGTTGGACAGCACCAAATTTGGGCAGCACAGTTTTTTGATGTTGATAAGCCCAGACATTTTGTCACATCAGGAGGTCTCGGCACAATGGGATTCGGGCTTGGAGCAGCTATAGGAACCCAGGTTGCAAATCCTGACAGTACGGTTATAAATATAACGGGTGACGGCTGTTTCCACATGAATCTACAGGAATTATCAACTGCCGCTAAAGAGGAGCTTCCGGTTATTGATGTTGTTATGAACAACAATGTATTGGGAATGGTAAGGCAGTGGCAAAGGCTGTTTTATGATAACAGATTTTCAAACACAACACTTAATAAGCGTACCAATTATGACAAGGTTGCCGAGGGTTTAGGAGCTAACGCTTTTACAGTTTCGAATGTTGAGGAGCTTAAGGAAGCTCTGAGCGAAGCGCTTAAATCGAAAGATAAGCCAACGGTTATTAACTGTTTGATAAATCAAGACCATACGGTTCTGCCAATGGTTCCGGGCGGACAGTCGATAGAGGAACCAATTCTTGAAATCAAAGAAGACGGCGGGGAGGTTTAG
- the ilvN gene encoding acetolactate synthase small subunit gives MSDNKEMHVLSIYVENHAGVLSRISGLFSRRMYNIDSLSVGETENPKISRMTIVTHADDNTFRQIQNQLAKLEDVKRICELHKDTSVLREHVLIKVNAKDSTSIMQMCQIFRANVVDVSRELLTLELTGGPSKINAFIELMEQFDIEGLVRTGLTGLKRGKSERPEELNQKNN, from the coding sequence ATGAGTGATAATAAAGAGATGCACGTTCTGTCAATTTATGTCGAAAACCATGCAGGTGTGCTCAGCCGAATTTCCGGGTTGTTCTCCAGGCGCATGTATAATATAGACAGCTTGTCTGTGGGAGAGACAGAGAATCCTAAAATTTCACGCATGACAATTGTCACCCATGCTGATGACAATACATTCCGTCAGATACAGAACCAGTTGGCAAAGCTTGAGGATGTAAAGCGCATATGCGAGCTTCACAAGGATACTTCTGTGCTGCGTGAGCATGTTTTGATAAAGGTTAATGCAAAAGATTCCACGTCAATAATGCAGATGTGTCAGATATTCAGAGCTAATGTAGTTGATGTATCAAGGGAGCTTTTGACGCTTGAACTCACCGGAGGGCCCAGTAAAATCAACGCATTTATAGAGCTGATGGAGCAGTTTGATATTGAGGGCTTGGTTCGTACCGGTCTCACCGGTCTCAAGAGAGGTAAATCCGAAAGACCTGAAGAATTGAATCAGAAAAACAATTAA
- a CDS encoding ABC transporter ATP-binding protein, whose protein sequence is MKVLDGLKSCFSLMGKHKYAYWITLILDISLGYCADVMLALLNKGVINSVTSLNYAAFISSIWLGVAAVIVYLINVLDRYFNMRSIRYIMLDLRHDLFRHMEFLSVGYFEQNHSADSIFRLNSNVENMKRAYTNHCPNIFQGIIGGLGSCVFILIMDVRLGLISLAACGLTVLINIKFAEPLRKIGGKIQRSESALLSRLSDLVAGFRVIKLYDTDGFIINKYEETNRKTAGLRIKRIARVGTIDSISHLLNFINTFVIITIGAVMAAKGYTDFGTVFAILTVQGNVSSMLLNFGSAWGMMQESVAASELIHEVLNTDKEERKPAIAPEDDTSDHYIAFENVSFSYDDSGPVLDGLNLSVKEGTVAALVGPSGGGKSTVIKLLPEFYPIGKGKIYFAGRNIDSYSAVELRNMISYVPQDAYLFDASVKENIGYGKTNASDEEIIDAAKAANAHDFIMELSDGYDTLVGERGESLSGGQRQRIAIARAFLKNAPVLLLDEATSALDNENEAIVQQSIESLMKNRTVIVVAHRLSTIENADIIYVIEHGRVVQLGTHEDLKQQDGVYAELVKLSNAFK, encoded by the coding sequence GTGAAAGTTTTAGACGGATTAAAGAGCTGTTTTTCTCTGATGGGAAAACACAAGTATGCGTATTGGATAACTTTGATATTGGATATATCATTAGGTTATTGTGCAGACGTAATGCTGGCCTTGCTTAATAAAGGTGTAATTAATTCTGTGACAAGTCTGAATTACGCCGCTTTTATTTCTTCTATATGGCTGGGAGTTGCCGCGGTTATCGTTTATTTGATAAACGTTTTGGACCGGTATTTTAATATGCGTTCTATTAGGTATATAATGCTTGATTTAAGACATGATTTGTTCAGACATATGGAATTTTTATCGGTTGGATATTTTGAACAGAATCATAGTGCTGACAGTATATTCAGGCTAAACAGCAATGTCGAAAACATGAAAAGAGCATATACCAACCATTGTCCTAACATATTTCAGGGTATTATCGGCGGGCTTGGCTCGTGTGTTTTTATTCTGATTATGGATGTCCGCCTTGGACTTATTTCATTAGCCGCCTGCGGACTTACAGTTCTGATAAATATTAAGTTTGCCGAGCCGCTAAGAAAAATCGGAGGCAAAATTCAGCGTTCTGAATCTGCTCTTTTAAGCAGGCTGTCTGATTTGGTGGCAGGATTCAGGGTTATTAAGCTCTATGATACAGACGGATTTATTATAAATAAATATGAGGAGACCAACCGGAAAACTGCCGGGCTTAGAATAAAAAGGATTGCCAGAGTCGGCACGATAGACAGCATAAGTCATCTTCTTAATTTTATAAACACTTTTGTTATTATTACTATCGGAGCTGTTATGGCGGCTAAAGGCTACACAGATTTTGGAACAGTGTTTGCTATTTTGACCGTGCAGGGAAATGTAAGCAGTATGCTTTTGAATTTTGGAAGCGCTTGGGGTATGATGCAGGAGAGCGTTGCCGCGTCTGAGCTTATTCATGAGGTTTTGAATACTGACAAAGAAGAGCGCAAGCCGGCTATAGCCCCGGAAGACGATACGAGCGACCATTACATAGCGTTTGAAAACGTTTCGTTTTCTTATGATGACAGCGGTCCTGTTCTTGACGGACTTAATCTGAGTGTAAAGGAAGGCACCGTAGCCGCGCTTGTAGGACCCAGCGGAGGAGGGAAGAGCACTGTTATTAAACTTCTGCCGGAGTTTTATCCTATTGGTAAAGGAAAGATATATTTTGCCGGCAGAAACATAGATTCTTATTCCGCGGTTGAATTGAGAAATATGATATCATATGTTCCGCAGGACGCGTATTTGTTTGACGCGAGCGTAAAAGAAAATATAGGCTACGGCAAAACAAATGCGTCTGATGAAGAGATTATAGACGCTGCTAAGGCGGCAAATGCCCATGATTTTATTATGGAACTCAGTGACGGTTATGATACTCTTGTCGGTGAACGCGGTGAATCTCTCTCAGGCGGTCAGAGGCAGAGGATAGCGATTGCCAGAGCGTTTTTAAAGAATGCCCCGGTGCTGCTGCTGGATGAGGCAACCTCTGCTTTGGACAATGAAAACGAAGCGATAGTGCAGCAAAGTATAGAAAGCCTGATGAAGAACAGAACGGTTATTGTTGTTGCACACAGGCTGTCTACAATAGAAAATGCGGATATAATTTATGTTATTGAGCATGGCAGAGTAGTGCAGCTGGGAACACATGAGGACTTAAAACAGCAGGACGGAGTTTATGCGGAGTTAGTAAAACTGAGCAATGCGTTTAAATAA
- a CDS encoding chromate transporter, whose translation MHVFLDMFLTFAKVGVMTFGGGYAMLPILEREVVQNKKWATEEELMNYFAVGQCTPGVIAVNTATFIGYKYRGIPGAILATAGVIFPSLVIIIIIAAFLQNFADIPLVAHAFIGIRAVVAALIINAVVKFFKSGVKDLTGVVIFIAAFAVAGILGVSSVYVVIGALIVGLIAGQLRRRIKK comes from the coding sequence TTGCACGTGTTTTTAGACATGTTTTTAACATTTGCCAAAGTCGGAGTTATGACATTCGGCGGCGGTTACGCTATGCTGCCGATTCTCGAGCGCGAAGTGGTTCAGAATAAAAAATGGGCAACCGAAGAAGAACTTATGAATTATTTTGCCGTCGGACAATGCACGCCGGGAGTTATCGCGGTTAACACCGCCACTTTTATAGGCTACAAATACAGAGGGATACCCGGAGCAATTTTAGCCACGGCCGGTGTAATATTCCCATCGCTCGTTATCATAATTATAATCGCAGCATTTCTTCAAAACTTCGCCGATATTCCCTTAGTGGCTCATGCCTTTATCGGAATACGCGCTGTGGTTGCCGCATTGATTATAAACGCTGTAGTCAAATTTTTTAAGTCGGGTGTTAAAGACTTAACCGGCGTGGTTATTTTCATCGCAGCTTTTGCAGTAGCCGGAATATTAGGAGTATCATCTGTCTACGTCGTTATCGGCGCATTAATCGTCGGTCTTATTGCCGGACAACTGAGGAGGCGAATCAAAAAATGA
- a CDS encoding chromate transporter gives MTYLLLFYEFFKTGLFAVGGGLATLPFIYDIAVRYPEWINMNDISNMIAVSESTPGPMGVNMATFTGFTTAGVFGALSATIGLVVPSVIIIIIIAHYLKKFEESQIVQDIFYGLRPAVAGLIAVAAYQVIKVTILTLDLYNETKNLMNLVDIKALILCAVTLVLLYIKPLKKVHPIIYILCGAIIGIFIF, from the coding sequence ATGACATATCTGCTTTTGTTCTATGAATTTTTTAAAACCGGTTTATTTGCGGTCGGAGGCGGTCTTGCGACATTACCGTTTATTTATGATATAGCCGTAAGATATCCAGAGTGGATAAATATGAACGATATATCCAACATGATAGCTGTATCAGAATCAACCCCCGGACCTATGGGTGTAAATATGGCAACATTCACCGGTTTCACAACCGCCGGAGTATTCGGAGCTCTCTCAGCTACAATAGGCTTAGTAGTACCGTCTGTTATAATTATCATAATAATAGCTCACTATTTAAAAAAGTTTGAGGAAAGCCAAATCGTTCAAGATATATTTTATGGACTACGTCCGGCAGTAGCCGGTCTAATAGCAGTTGCCGCATACCAGGTTATAAAAGTCACAATTCTCACTTTGGATTTATACAATGAAACAAAAAATCTTATGAATCTAGTAGATATAAAAGCCCTGATACTTTGTGCCGTAACCTTAGTTTTACTCTATATAAAGCCCTTAAAAAAAGTTCATCCGATTATTTATATACTATGCGGAGCAATAATCGGAATATTTATTTTTTAA
- the ilvC gene encoding ketol-acid reductoisomerase yields the protein MAKLYHESDCNLGLLGNKTVAVIGYGSQGHAHALNLKESGVNVIIGLYEGSKSWKTAEEAGFEVYTSAEAAKKADIIMILINDEKQANLYKESIEPNLEPGKVLAFAHGFNIHFQLITPPKDVDVIMIAPKGPGHTVRSEYVAGKGVPCLVAVAQDATGNAMDLGLAYAAGIGGARAGVLETTFKMETETDLFGEQAVLCGGVTALMQAGFETLVEAGYDPQNAYFECIHEMKLIVDLIYHGGFSEMRASISDTAEYGDYEIGKRIITEDTKKEMKKVLTEIQDGTFAKSWITENAVNRPHFNATRRIKADHQLEHVGAEIRKLYSWNDEK from the coding sequence ATGGCAAAGTTATATCACGAAAGCGACTGTAATTTGGGACTTTTAGGCAATAAGACCGTAGCGGTTATCGGTTACGGAAGCCAGGGTCACGCTCACGCGCTGAATCTTAAAGAGAGCGGAGTTAATGTTATTATCGGTCTTTATGAGGGCAGCAAATCATGGAAGACAGCTGAGGAAGCTGGATTTGAGGTTTATACATCAGCAGAAGCCGCTAAGAAAGCTGATATTATAATGATACTTATCAATGATGAGAAGCAGGCAAACTTATATAAAGAAAGCATTGAGCCAAATTTGGAACCGGGAAAAGTATTGGCATTTGCTCATGGTTTCAATATTCACTTCCAGCTCATTACTCCTCCTAAGGATGTTGACGTTATCATGATTGCTCCTAAAGGTCCTGGTCACACAGTTCGCAGTGAGTATGTTGCCGGTAAAGGCGTTCCTTGTCTTGTTGCTGTTGCTCAGGACGCTACAGGCAATGCTATGGATTTAGGTCTGGCTTATGCAGCAGGTATTGGCGGAGCAAGAGCCGGAGTTCTTGAAACAACATTTAAAATGGAAACAGAGACAGATTTGTTCGGTGAGCAGGCTGTTCTTTGCGGCGGAGTAACCGCTTTGATGCAGGCAGGTTTTGAGACTTTGGTTGAAGCCGGATATGACCCGCAGAACGCATATTTTGAGTGTATCCACGAGATGAAGCTTATCGTTGACCTTATTTATCACGGTGGATTCAGCGAGATGAGAGCGTCAATTTCCGATACTGCTGAATATGGTGATTATGAGATTGGAAAGAGAATCATCACCGAGGACACAAAGAAAGAGATGAAGAAAGTTCTCACAGAGATTCAGGACGGTACTTTTGCAAAGAGCTGGATAACAGAAAATGCTGTTAACCGTCCGCACTTCAACGCTACAAGAAGAATTAAAGCTGACCATCAGCTCGAGCACGTAGGCGCTGAAATAAGAAAGCTGTATTCATGGAATGATGAGAAATAA
- a CDS encoding pectinesterase family protein produces the protein MKQRWWVSLVVSVVMLLTMMPGITVLSANQTDEQVNTAASEKYKISDFNLGNANIKSADINGYYNENADVSAEYVYPTSDPNGYIYDILSAYFGNDGKLNVVLRYNGNEANPTGKLFVGTYDEADSEIMLDAKSYDIKGTTAEGLDYIKPGKGTVRLYIWDGVDSLNPLSGVLKPGDTPPPTFAPTSTPEPTAKPTAVPTATPTAAPTATPTMVPYDKKAAVIQNNTVVGEYGTIREAVAKAKEINPKSEAERVTINVNPGDYEEQVKFDGVNYVTLQQTPETTGKVTLHWYYCTGYCASNCDLAGNYNPDIDWSLDETWNGYKAGDEKFTKYEIGEVITGKTISYYDKNGVAHKNVKPNANNLGSTRTYDQMGVLIVNSNASNIIVKDLNVVNSVPVMVTQGEKDAHLTPQLDRIAGVATSYVLPYRDNLAICDENTPEDATTRVKNALAIKDENGNASKRIQALQNLTNLTAGESAYLAKSASYNERGHALALHGDKVILENVRARGNQDSVYITNGRMYFKNCDLIGGTDYIYGDATAVFDNCKLGAEGMSNATSGATITAANTSAENPYGYLFWNCEIYNMRSNTTSNSNYGRPWNDFPQVTYYNTTLDDSASTGKSRVTISADGWNDMTIKKDQARFFEYGTKNKSGKTIDLSKRVKNAADKAGMGTVLNDWQILEFNPRNYFTNSFRSDAWDPMNFSENLKNVDAAIAGATVVIPENEETTITLPTAPTGVSFKWESSSENATVSSDGTKLTVVRPAAGENSIESSVVLYARDNNNGYGDKKTIPVLITPTTNTKDVYTVSGNIELSQASESDVTVTIKFMSGAAQIKKVDVIVPAGAKTQAYTVENLPVGTYTAYMSIGDPLYNIATESQKVDGTIGSTVSLNIDAKKMQEIIVSSPDFDGKGYIPTINSASGFSGGIYTVTGKESANLGEAGNKVLKLTKNEGSKVAAKTGASFNLTSMLPSGSSLANTKTIKFSYDFLMESTDYFPNNQSGFDLATSTKNGGDGRAEDQTRFVRWGVYKGWSQFNMYTANNTRINGDNTQFNRGNNMANKWYRIVADIDLENQIITTTLYDRDWKTGDAGSYILNKKPFVVAAKDADGNNNEYPKNIDLSNLYFNIYMDVFNDTANKMEYYFDNIELIYQDFE, from the coding sequence ATGAAACAAAGATGGTGGGTAAGTTTGGTTGTGTCAGTAGTGATGCTTTTGACAATGATGCCAGGAATCACAGTGTTATCTGCAAATCAGACAGATGAACAGGTGAATACGGCGGCGTCTGAGAAATATAAAATATCTGATTTTAATTTGGGAAATGCAAATATAAAATCTGCTGATATAAATGGTTATTATAACGAAAACGCGGATGTTTCGGCGGAGTATGTATATCCTACATCTGACCCGAATGGATATATATATGATATATTATCGGCATATTTTGGAAATGATGGAAAACTGAATGTAGTGTTAAGATATAATGGAAATGAAGCGAATCCAACAGGAAAGTTGTTCGTTGGTACATATGACGAGGCGGACAGCGAAATAATGCTGGACGCAAAGAGTTATGATATAAAGGGAACGACGGCTGAAGGTCTTGATTATATCAAGCCTGGAAAAGGAACCGTTAGACTATATATTTGGGACGGTGTTGATTCCTTGAACCCTCTATCCGGAGTATTAAAGCCGGGGGATACTCCTCCGCCGACTTTTGCTCCGACCTCAACACCGGAACCGACAGCAAAACCTACTGCTGTACCGACAGCAACACCAACAGCCGCGCCTACAGCAACGCCAACCATGGTTCCATACGATAAAAAGGCGGCAGTTATACAAAATAATACTGTTGTCGGTGAGTATGGTACAATAAGGGAGGCAGTTGCTAAAGCTAAGGAGATTAATCCTAAGTCGGAAGCAGAAAGGGTTACAATTAACGTAAACCCTGGGGATTATGAAGAACAGGTTAAGTTTGACGGCGTTAATTATGTAACGCTGCAGCAAACGCCGGAAACAACTGGGAAGGTAACACTTCACTGGTATTACTGCACAGGATACTGCGCTTCAAACTGTGACCTTGCAGGAAACTATAATCCTGATATTGACTGGTCACTTGATGAAACCTGGAACGGTTATAAAGCCGGAGACGAAAAGTTTACAAAGTATGAGATAGGTGAAGTTATTACAGGTAAGACTATTTCATATTATGATAAAAATGGTGTGGCTCATAAAAATGTTAAACCAAATGCAAACAATCTTGGTTCTACCAGAACATATGACCAAATGGGTGTTCTTATTGTAAACTCTAATGCAAGCAATATTATTGTAAAAGATTTGAATGTTGTAAACAGTGTTCCTGTTATGGTGACGCAGGGTGAGAAGGATGCTCATTTGACGCCGCAGCTTGACAGAATTGCAGGTGTTGCAACAAGCTATGTTCTCCCATATCGTGATAATCTTGCAATATGCGATGAGAACACTCCTGAAGACGCTACAACAAGAGTTAAAAATGCTCTTGCCATAAAAGATGAGAATGGAAATGCTTCAAAGAGAATACAGGCTCTTCAGAATTTGACTAATTTAACAGCGGGCGAGAGCGCATATTTAGCAAAGTCTGCTTCATATAATGAGCGCGGTCACGCTCTTGCGCTCCACGGTGATAAGGTTATATTAGAGAATGTTCGCGCAAGAGGAAATCAGGATTCAGTATATATTACAAATGGAAGAATGTATTTCAAAAACTGCGATTTGATAGGAGGAACAGACTATATATACGGAGACGCAACGGCAGTATTTGACAATTGTAAGCTGGGCGCTGAGGGTATGTCAAATGCAACGTCGGGGGCAACAATAACGGCCGCTAACACCAGTGCTGAAAACCCTTACGGTTATCTCTTCTGGAACTGTGAGATTTATAACATGCGTTCCAATACAACGTCAAATTCAAATTATGGAAGACCATGGAACGATTTTCCTCAGGTTACTTATTATAATACAACTCTTGATGACTCGGCTTCAACGGGCAAGAGTAGAGTAACTATCAGTGCTGACGGATGGAATGATATGACAATAAAGAAAGACCAGGCACGTTTCTTTGAATATGGAACTAAAAATAAGAGCGGAAAAACCATAGACCTTTCAAAGCGTGTTAAAAATGCGGCAGACAAAGCAGGGATGGGTACAGTCCTTAATGACTGGCAGATTCTTGAATTCAATCCAAGAAATTATTTTACCAACAGTTTTAGAAGCGACGCGTGGGATCCGATGAATTTTAGTGAGAACTTAAAGAATGTTGATGCTGCAATAGCCGGAGCAACAGTTGTAATTCCTGAGAATGAGGAAACAACAATTACTCTTCCGACGGCTCCAACCGGAGTTTCATTTAAATGGGAATCATCGTCTGAAAATGCCACTGTAAGCAGTGACGGAACTAAGCTGACTGTTGTCCGTCCTGCTGCAGGCGAAAATAGTATTGAGTCCAGCGTTGTGCTATATGCAAGGGATAATAACAACGGTTATGGCGATAAGAAGACAATACCTGTTTTAATTACACCTACTACTAACACAAAAGACGTATACACAGTTTCCGGTAATATTGAACTTTCTCAAGCATCAGAAAGTGATGTTACGGTAACAATCAAGTTTATGAGCGGAGCGGCACAAATAAAGAAGGTTGATGTAATTGTTCCGGCAGGTGCAAAAACTCAGGCTTATACAGTCGAAAACCTACCGGTAGGAACATATACTGCGTATATGTCTATAGGTGATCCTTTATACAACATAGCAACAGAATCTCAGAAAGTCGATGGTACTATAGGAAGCACTGTTTCATTAAATATTGATGCTAAAAAAATGCAGGAGATAATTGTCAGCAGCCCTGATTTTGATGGCAAAGGCTATATTCCGACAATTAACTCAGCGTCAGGCTTCAGCGGCGGTATTTATACCGTTACCGGAAAGGAATCAGCTAATTTAGGCGAGGCCGGCAATAAGGTTCTGAAACTTACTAAGAATGAAGGAAGTAAAGTAGCTGCAAAAACCGGTGCAAGTTTTAACCTGACTTCAATGCTTCCGAGCGGTTCATCACTGGCAAATACTAAGACAATCAAATTCAGCTATGATTTCTTAATGGAAAGCACAGATTATTTCCCGAATAACCAATCGGGTTTTGACCTTGCAACAAGCACAAAGAACGGCGGCGACGGAAGAGCCGAAGATCAGACCAGATTTGTTCGCTGGGGAGTTTATAAAGGCTGGAGTCAGTTTAATATGTACACAGCAAATAATACCAGAATAAACGGTGATAATACGCAATTCAACAGAGGCAACAATATGGCTAACAAGTGGTATAGAATTGTTGCAGACATTGACCTTGAAAATCAAATTATAACCACAACGTTGTATGACAGAGATTGGAAAACGGGTGACGCAGGTTCATATATCTTAAATAAAAAACCTTTTGTGGTTGCGGCTAAGGACGCTGACGGCAATAACAATGAATATCCGAAAAATATAGATTTATCTAACTTATACTTTAATATTTACATGGATGTATTTAACGATACAGCTAACAAAATGGAATATTATTTTGACAACATTGAACTGATATATCAAGATTTTGAATAA